Part of the Bacteriovorax stolpii genome, AATCCAACCAAAGTCCCAAATAATGAGATCGGGCCTTAAAGAGAGAGCGTCTTTTTTCAAACGCGAGTAACCCATGATACTGGTTGCCCCCTGTTTTCCTCCATTCCAGATTTCAATGTTCTTTTTCCCTTTGAAATGTTGGTTAAGAGAATTTTCAAGAATACTGGCATAGGTTTCATCGTCATTAACTGCGTGACCAAAGGCCGGATAAGAACCAAGTAAGACAATGCGAAAAGTGTCTGCTTTTTTTTCAATTGGAATATTTCTACTCCCACGAAATCCTAGATTATTGCTGGTCACGGTAAATGTTTCATTTTGTTTTTGATCATTTAAGCGCAAAAAATTTTCAACTGTCGTATTAATGTTTTTTGGCAGTGAAACATAATTGTGAATAAAATCCAGGCGGCTTTGATTATGAAAGTCTTTGTTGACGAAAACATCAAACGGCGGCTCAAAGAAGTGGTGGCGGGCGTCTCTTCCTCTTACCCAAAGGCGATTGATTTTATCCTGCAAAAAACTCTTCATTGCTTGCGACTGAATCCCTTCACCTTTTTCATTTCCAGGTGCAGATTTGCGAGCGTAATGATCGACTAAGCGGAGGGAAACCTCACATATGACAAGGGTAAGGACAGTGGCCAGGATGAGTTTTAAAATATTTTTCACTGATAATAATTAAATAGTGCCATAACCCCCATGGCAAGTTAAAGTTTAAGCCTAACGAATTACCAAGTGGAAAACTCCTCGAGTGAATAACGGATTAATTATTGTCAGGTTGATTTTCTCTTCTCTCATCTGCCTGATTGCCTTACTTCTTCCCTACCGACTGAGACTCATGTGGTTTCAGATGATTTCTTTTTTTGTTCATCTTCCTTTTAAACTTTTTGGCGCCCTGGCCAAATGGATGCTTAAAGAATTAGGAGTGCAAAATCCATATGAATGAGTGTGTCGTTTTATTTTCAGGTGGAACTGATTCTTTTTGCACAGCGGGACTCGCTGCTGAAAAGCACGAGCGCGTTCATCTTCTGACTTTCTACGAGAAAGCGACTGAAAACTCTCCCTGGCCGGAGCAAAATCTTGAGCGCCTGCAAAAAAAATACGGCGCTGATAAATTCACTCTTTCAGTTTTTTCAACAGATAAAATCGTTAAGCATTTAAGCTACAAACATTTCTTTAAATTCTTAAAAGAGTTTCACTTTTATAACCTGGCCACTCCCGGGTTAAGTTCGCTGAGCTGGCACACGAGAACGGTGCTTTTTTGCCAGGAAAAAAAGATTCAAACCGTCTATGACGGAATGACCAAAGAACTTCTGCATCTTCCGGGGCACATGCCAGAAATCAGAGAACTCTTCCGCGAGTTTTATAAAAGTCATGGCATTCAATTTTCCAGCATGGTTATCGACTGGGATATTCCGGAAGATCAGCGTTTTATGGATCGATTGATTGTTGACCGCCACGGTTTCACGCTAGGGCCAAAACCCAAAACGCGCACGACTGGGGACTGGTTGTTTAATAACGGACTTCTTCCTAGTAAAAATGTTAAGGGGAGTGAGTTTGACCGGCTTATGCAGCACGATTGTTACCCTTTCATCGTCTACAACATGCTGGTTTTCTGGTTTTTTGAGCCACTCATTGGTTATGAGAAATATAAAATCAACCTGCGCACTTTTATGAGTAAAAAAGTTGAGATGGCCCAGGCCTTAATCAATGATGAATCTCACTTCCCATTTGTCAGATCTCCAAATGAAAGAGTCTGATTTCCTCTGGATAAAAAATTCTAGTCAAATAAATCATTCAGTGGTCTACTAAATACATTATGCAGAACACCGATAATACTCCTGAACAGAAGGAAGAAATTCCCAGAACAACGTCTGGTTTTCTCATTTTTTTATTCAAAAAAATTATTGAAAAAAGAAAGTACTGGCTTCTTCTTGTATGGTGTTTATTGGCGGCACTAGGACTTGTTCTTTTTCTCACAGGTAACGGTGCTCTACTTCCTGCCATCTACATGGCCTTTTAAAAAAGATTATGACCGACAGAATATTAGCTGTTAGAAATTCATGGGTCTTTAACTGGAAGCTCGACCTTTTATCTTTTGTAGCGCCTTTTATCGTCGCTTATTTTTTCATTGGTACAAAATACAACAGCGTTAATAACTATTGGATCAGTTTCTTTCTGGCGAAAGTTTTTATCGGTGGCGGTCACATTTTTGCGACCTACATCCCCTTTGCTACTGGCCCTGAATTAAAAAAGAGACTGGATAAAAAATTCTATATTGTTCCTCTCGTTTTCGTCGGAATCTATGCGATTGCAAACTTTATCTCTGATGTCTATTTTATGAATCTTCTGGCCATCACAGGTCTTGCTCACATTTATCTTCAGCACCAGGCCTGGTTAAAAATGTCTCAGGGGAAACTCTCTGCCCAAAGAAAGAAATTTGAACGCATCTTTTTTCTGACTGTATTAGGACTTCCAAACTTCATCTGGTTTTTTCGCCAGCTGGATAATCTTCCTTCTTATCTTTATGGGATCACAATCACTCAATCAATTCCTAATTGGGGAATCTTCACTCCTGCTTTTTTAACTACTTTTACGGTGATCTCGCTTATCATCAGCGTGGGATTAGGTTTTAGAAAAGAAAATGGAGTACTCGTTTTAGATTTTGCCCGCCTGATTTATTTTCTCTCAACGACTGTCTGGATGTGTTTCGGTCTCTTTTTTATTAAGTCTCTCGGCTTCTTCCACGTCTACCTCGCCATCTCTCACGGGACTAGCTACATGGCCTATATTTCACAGGCCTGGCCAAAACACCTCGAAAACGGAGTGTGGAACTCAAACTATAAATTCGCTATCGTTTGCCTTGTCTCTCTAATTTTTGGTTTAGCATGGGTTGGATCTTTCTATTTATTTAAATGGACTCCTAGCTCTTTAATCTTTCTTCCATGGGTGCCTTTACTCGTTCACTACTCTTACGATTCTATTATCTGGAGAAAATTCCAACCAAAGG contains:
- a CDS encoding SGNH/GDSL hydrolase family protein gives rise to the protein MKNILKLILATVLTLVICEVSLRLVDHYARKSAPGNEKGEGIQSQAMKSFLQDKINRLWVRGRDARHHFFEPPFDVFVNKDFHNQSRLDFIHNYVSLPKNINTTVENFLRLNDQKQNETFTVTSNNLGFRGSRNIPIEKKADTFRIVLLGSYPAFGHAVNDDETYASILENSLNQHFKGKKNIEIWNGGKQGATSIMGYSRLKKDALSLRPDLIIWDFGWIELYLGRDMVKQDGKRVELKNLNWFERQVIRKCVNTILEPLALCKFSLNKMTKVSYSDAIDGWKESMTLLREWAKENKIPVVFLRHRGVTIPNQEYTAFDAPKERMYFVDTSASLDPAPTTEEKNLFWGKVNWLSELHHTREEVEKSDEKLIFLGDAIQYNKLGYKRIGLYLADWFIKKDLQF